One region of Cucurbita pepo subsp. pepo cultivar mu-cu-16 chromosome LG03, ASM280686v2, whole genome shotgun sequence genomic DNA includes:
- the LOC111790577 gene encoding pirin-like protein gives MSSSSDSPSAFDRPRSVIKKILAKLQNEGDGAVVRRGIGRNDLKNLDPFLMLDDFSVTPPAGFPDHPHRGFETVTYMLQGGITHQDFAGHKGTIRTGDVQWMTAGRGIVHSEMPAGAGSQKGLQLWINLASRDKMMKPRYQEIPSDNIPRAEKDGVEVRVIAGESMGVRSPIYTQTPTMYLDFTLKPRAQVHQSIPDTWTSFVYIIDGEGVFGSPSSSLVAAHHVLVLGGGNGVSVWNKSSKPLRFVLIAGKPLNEPIVQYGPFVMNSQSEIAQAFEDYRYAKNGFEMAKYWRSQ, from the exons ATGTCCAGTTCCAGTGATTCTCCGTCCGCCTTCGACAGACCTCGCTCCGTCATCAAGAAGATTCTCGCTAAACTCCAGAACGAAGGCGACGGCGCCGTCGTTCGTCGAGGCATCGGAAg GAATGATTTGAAGAATCTGGATCCATTTCTCATGCTCGATGATTTCTCTG TCACTCCACCGGCTGGATTCCCCGATCATCCTCACAGAG gtTTTGAGACAGTGACGTATATGTTACAA GGAGGGATTACCCATCAAGATTTTGCTGGCCACAAGGGTACAATTAGAACAGGGGATGTCCAG TGGATGACAGCGGGACGAGGTATAGTCCATTCTGAAATGCCTGCTGGTGCAGGTTCTCAAAAGGGCTTGCAGCTTTGGATCAATCTTGCATCCCGTGACAAAAT GATGAAGCCAAGGTATCAGGAGATCCCAAGCGACAACATTCCGAGAGCAGAGAAAGACGGTGTGGAAGTTCGTGTCATAGCAGGCGAGTCCATGGGAGTCCGTTCTCCAATCTACACTCAAACGCCAACTATGTACCTCGACTTCACTTTGAAACCAAGAGCTCAAGTGCATCAAAGCATCCCAGACACATGGACCTCTTTCGTGTACATAATCGACGGTGAAGGAGTGTTCGGGTCCCCGAGTTCGTCCCTGGTGGCTGCTCACCATGTCCTAGTATTGGGAGGTGGAAATGGGGTAAGTGTGTGGAACAAATCTTCAAAGCCATTGAGGTTTGTTCTGATCGCAGGGAAGCCTCTGAATGAACCAATTGTTCAATATGGACCGTTTGTGATGAACTCGCAATCTGAAATTGCACAAGCATTTGAGGACTACCGCTATGCCAAAAATGGATTTGAAATGGCTAAGTATTGGAGATCTCAGTGA
- the LOC111790576 gene encoding UDP-glycosyltransferase 92A1-like encodes MPFLYKLHISVFLPSKTESRRPENMGSEANSGDSHIIMLPFMAHGHLIPFLELAKLILRRSSVFTVTIACTPSNIQYIRSTVSAAVKIQLAELHYSSSGQNLPANTENTENLSPEQIVTLFHSSIALELPLRQLITDIIKKEGKPPVCIISDLFFGWSVAVARSFNVPIFNFTTCGAYGTLAYISLWLNLPHRSSAADDFSVPGFPEGCRFHRSQLNQFVLAADGTDSWSKFFQPQLSSALSSDGWLCNTVEEVESFGLRHLRDYIKIPVWGIGPLLPESTSRRWGKEKDSGVHLENCINWLNSHSKNSVLYISFGSQNTISETQMLELAHGLEESGKAFIWMVRPPLGHDMKAEFRAEWLPERFEERMKERNGGLLIRNWAPQLDILSHEAVGAFLSHCGWNSMVESLSQGVPMIGWPMAAEQAYNSKMMVEEMGVGLELTRGREREFRRGKVKKMIEMVMGEGGKGEEMRKKAAIVKDKMTAAVEDYNEKGSSVRSLEEFLAVIPTITSQEMNLKTQL; translated from the coding sequence ATGCCCTTCCTTTATAAACTTCAcatctctgtttttcttccttccaaaACAGAGTCCCGCCGGCCGGAAAATATGGGCTCTGAAGCAAACTCCGGCGACAGCCACATCATTATGCTCCCTTTCATGGCTCACGGCCATCTCATCCCCTTCCTCGAACTCGCCAAATTAATCCTTCGTAGATCCTCTGTTTTCACCGTCACCATCGCCTGCACCCCTTCTAACATCCAATACATCCGCTCCACTGTCTCCGCCGCCGTTAAAATCCAACTGGCGGAGCTCCACTACTCGAGCTCCGGCCAAAACCTCCCAGCCAACACCGAGAACACCGAGAATCTCTCTCCAGAACAAATCGTCACTCTGTTTCACTCCTCCATCGCCCTCGAACTCCCCCTCCGGCAACTAATCACCGACATCATCAAAAAAGAAGGCAAGCCGCCGGTGTGTATAATCTCTGACTTATTCTTTGGTTGGTCGGTTGCCGTCGCGAGAAGCTTTAACGTCCCGATTTTCAATTTCACTACCTGCGGTGCTTATGGTACTCTGGCCTACATCTCTCTCTGGTTGAATCTCCCCCACCGCTCCAGCGCCGCGGATGATTTCTCTGTCCCAGGATTCCCAGAAGGCTGCCGTTTCCATCGCTCTCAACTGAACCAGTTCGTACTCGCCGCCGACGGCACCGATTCCTGGTCCAAATTTTTCCAGCCGCAACTCTCCTCTGCTTTGAGCTCCGATGGATGGCTCTGTAACACCGTTGAAGAAGTTGAATCTTTCGGATTGAGGCACTTGAGGGATTACATAAAAATCCCCGTCTGGGGAATTGGACCGCTTCTTCCTGAAAGCACCAGCCGCCGGTGGGGGAAAGAGAAAGATTCCGGCGTACATTTGGAAAATTGCATCAATTGGCTGAATTCCCATTCAAAAAATTCGGTTCTGTACATCTCGTTCGGATCTCAGAACACAATCAGCGAGACCCAGATGCTAGAATTGGCGCACGGATTGGAGGAAAGTGGGAAGGCGTTCATATGGATGGTGAGGCCGCCATTGGGGCACGACATGAAAGCAGAGTTCAGAGCTGAATGGCTGCCGGAGCGATTCGAGGAACGAATGAAGGAGAGGAATGGAGGATTGTTGATCAGAAATTGGGCACCCCAGTTGGATATTTTGTCGCATGAAGCGGTGGGGGCGTTTTTGAGCCACTGTGGATGGAATTCAATGGTGGAGAGCCTGAGCCAGGGGGTGCCGATGATAGGGTGGCCAATGGCAGCAGAACAGGCGTACAACTCGAAGATGATGGTGGAGGAGATGGGGGTTGGACTGGAGCTGACaaggggaagagagagagagtttcgGAGAGGGaaggtgaagaagatgatagaAATGGTGATGGGGGAAGGTGGGAAAGGGGAAGAGATGAGGAAGAAGGCCGCCATTGTTAAGGACAAGATGACGGCTGCGGTCGAGGATTACAACGAAAAGGGTTCGTCTGTGAGAAGTTTGGAGGAGTTTCTTGCAGTCATTCCAACTATTACGAGCCAAGAAATGAACTTAAAAACGCAACTTTAA
- the LOC111790578 gene encoding protein CMS1 translates to MGGLGNSDKASEASLRNPRNKRKQRPPNKLRTKPKSAKKRKSDPTLNTDAQNATNGSESSALEALPLEPFSFFLDEFQTANDVQVSSLELDSMKGRCILGPPQSSIQDDKTLVKHIKEAFGSSWKEVLCKGKLLEGETAPGSPAVLIISTSAIRAIELLKGFRSLTQECHAVKLFSKHMKIEEQVELLKNRVNIASGTPSRIKKLIDIEALGLSRLAVIVLDIQPDVKGYSLFSLPQVRDEFWDLYKSYLHQRVVEGGLRICLFGPLQPSRKRRKKEVTSPGK, encoded by the exons ATGGGGGGTTTGGGAAATTCAGACAAGGCTTCTGAAGCTTCTCTTCGAAACCCTAGAAATAAGCGCAAACAGCGGCCTCCAAACAAGCTACGCACCAAGCCTAAGAGCGCCAAGAAGAGGAAGTCCGATCCCACCCTTAATACCGATGCGCAAAATGCCACAAATGGTAGTGAAAGCAGTGCATTGGAGGCGCTTCCATTGGAGCCCTTCAGCTTTTTTTTGGATGAGTTCCAGACGGCTAATGACGTGCAAGTATCTTCGCTGGAGCTTGACTCCATGAAAG GTAGATGCATTCTGGGTCCTCCCCAAAGTTCAATTCAGGATGACAAAACCTTGGTTAAACATATTAAGGAAGCTTTTGGATCATCGTGGAAAGAAGTTCTTTGTAAAGGGAAACTCTTGGAGGGAGAGACTGCTCCGGGCAGTCCTGCTGTTCTTATAATCAGCACATCTGCAATTAGGGCGATTGAACTTTTGAA GGGTTTTCGGTCGCTAACTCAAGAATGCCATGCTGTTAAGCTTTTCTCAAAGCACATGAAAATTGAGGAACAG GTAGAGCTGTTGAAGAACCGTGTTAACATAGCGAGTGGTACACCAAGCAG gattaaaaaattgattgatATCGAGGCCTTGGGGCTTTCAAGATTAGCAGTTATTGTGCTCGACATTCAACCGGATGTTAAGGGCTATTCTTTATTTTCGCTTCCACAAGTCAG AGATGAATTCTGGGATTTGTACAAGAGCTATTTACACCAGCGAGTCGTTGAGGGTGGGCTGCGAATTTGCCTCTTCGGACCTTTACAACCATCTCGTAAAcgaaggaaaaaagaagttaCCAGTCCAGGCAAATAA
- the LOC111789963 gene encoding putative lipid-transfer protein DIR1, producing MDRAMRAVALALVLMAVMGLGEAQTICNMPVAGLYACRPAVTPPNPTPPNAQCCMALSQANLHCFCSYRNSGALPSLGVDPNLAMQLPKKCNLPNSPNC from the coding sequence ATGGATAGAGCTATGAGGGCTGTGGCTTTGGCTTTGGTTTTGATGGCTGTGATGGGTTTGGGTGAAGCTCAAACCATTTGCAACATGCCGGTTGCTGGTTTGTATGCATGTCGACCGGCGGTGACGCCTCCGAACCCGACACCGCCGAATGCCCAATGCTGCATGGCACTCTCCCAAGCTAACTTGCACTGCTTCTGCTCCTACCGGAACTCGGGAGCTCTTCCTTCTCTCGGCGTTGACCCTAATCTTGCCATGCAGCTACCTAAGAAGTGCAACCTTCCTAACTCTCCAAATTGTTAA